The genomic region GTCTATTGGTATCGGTGTACATGCCTGGGCGGCGGCGTACAGGGTCGAGACCACTTAAGACCTCAATGGCGTCGGAATTATATTGATCAGTCATAAAGGTATCACTATATGTATTGATTGGCTTTATTGTTGTAGTTTGTGCGCAGATATCTGCTTACACCGTACCGTATCACTGGCTAAGTAAGCAAGAATACACAACATTTACGATGCTAAAGGTTTACCCATTATTCTCTAATTGAAAGAATTTGACAACATCGGGTAGCATTTTTTCAAAGCCGACAAAGCTGTGGTCACCACCTTCTTGTACCAATAAGCAGGTGTCACGATACTTATTAACCGCTTGCTGATAATCAAGTACTTCATCACCTTTTTGCACCATAACCATAAACTTATCGACATCAATATCATCAACCCAAAGCCTTTTAAGTTGCTGCATATGCTCGCTTGTTACGTGATACGTTTCATTGGTATATGGGTTGGTATGCTCACCAATAACCTCAGCTAATAATTCAAACGGTTTAACTGCAGGGTTAATTAATACCGCAGGAATCGAAAAGCGTGATGCCAAATAGGTGGCAAAATATCCCCCCAATGATGAACCAGTCAACATCCAAGACGCCTCAGGGGCAGACTCAATAATATCGACGAGTTGTTTGATCGCCGCATCTGGTGTGGTCTTCAGCTGTGGCGCGACAACATCGATTTGTGGAAAGTGTTGATTAAAGTAAGCCTTGGTTTGTTCCGCCTTTAAAGATTTTGGCGAACTATTAAAACCATGGATGGTAAGTAGCTTTTTCATATTAAATGGTTTCGTTATTATATTTTTTGTTTGTTAAGTCATCATTAGCCTGCCGTCCTAGCATGGCAACAGGCTAGTCTCTATAGGTAGACAAGGCGCGAGTTGATGACATCATTAGCCCCTAAATCAAATAAGCGCAAACCTGGCCTGGTTGATTCGGCAAGTAAGTCATTGGGGTGGCGAGCAAACATAATAGAGGTTGCAGGACAGGTAAATACAGTCACATCATTATAGTGATACTCCTCACCACGATGGACATGACCACAAGCAATGGCGCGGATCTTCGGCGCGCTAGCAACTGACTGCCAAAATTGCTGTTTGTTATTAAGGCCATGACGGTCAATAAAGTAACCGACATCCATCGGATGATGATGCATAAATACTAGGCTTGGTTGCTCAGTCAATGCCTCAATGCGACGCCTTTGCGATGAGTTTACCTCACCACTTGGGGTTACTGATTTGCTATCAACAAGCAATATCTGCCATTCATCGAGGTGAATCGTTTGCTCGTGAGTAATGCATGTTGCCGTTAATTGTTGTTTAAGCAGTTGACGATCATCGTGGTTACCTGGGACATAAGCAACAGGGCAAGGCAACTTGGCAGCCGCGACCAATTCATTAAAGCGCTGATAAGAAGCAATGCTATGATCTTGTGATAAGTCACCGGTGAACACCACCAGTTTTAACTCCGCCATCCTCGCAAGGTAACTAAATACTGTTTCTAAATTTCGGTAAACGTTGGCGCCAAAGTGTAAGCTATCGATATCACCATATAAATGACAATCAGATATTTGCGCTATTTGAATGCTTGATTGCATATCCATTGCTGGTACCGAAGGTGGTTGTTTATCCATAATATTCAATCGCCCCCACTAAAGATTCAACTGCACAGGCGCTCTACCCTGCTGTAAACACAATTGCAACCATTGGCCAAGAAACGCCAAGGTTTGATGTTTTTCATCGGGTTGATGCATGTTTTTATTAGGGTAATTATAACGCGGCTTTATTTGGCGCACGCATTGGCTTTCTATCACCTCAATGACTTTCGCATCATGGTAAAGGCGAATAACCATCACTGGTCTTGGTAAAAATACCTTGCCAATCGTATGTTCACTATCGCTACGTAATTGTTCAAATTTAACCACATGGGTATAACGTGTATCCTCTAATACCGTTAAACGATAACTTAAGTGATCATCGATAAAAAATAGACGACTTTGCCCTTGTTGCTCAATTGGTGTTAACAATCGATTTAGCAACATGTAATTGGTTTCGGCTAATGACAGTAAGTTGGTTAAATCCGGTTTATAACGACTCATGCTAATCCTTGTAATGTAGCGCTAGCCATTGTAACCCAATTATCGTTGAAGCGTTATTGACTTTACCTTGCTCGAGCAACCGCAGGGCTTGTGTCAAGCTAACTTTATAGCTTTTAATATCTTCGTGTTCGTTATCTAAACCATGCACTTGACCGGCCTGATAATCACTCAAGTCGACATAAGCAACATAGAGATAAAGCTTCTCAGAGCAACCGCCAGGACTTGGCAGAAATTCCATGACATACTCGCAATCGGCGACATCAATATCAATATTGGCTTCTTCTTTTGCTTCGCGTATCGCAACTTCTATAGGTTGCTCATTCGGTGCGAACATGCCGGCAATGAACTCTAACATCCAAGGGTCATCTTGAGTACGAATAGCACCCGGACGAAATTGCTGAATTAACAATAAATGCTTCGCCTGCCTATCAAATACCATCAACACCACCGCATCACCGCGTTCAAAAATTTCGCGCGTAATCAATGGACTTTGTTCACCATTGAACAGCTTGTGCCGTAATCGGTACTCATCAATGCGAAAAAAGCCTTGATAGTTGCTATTTATAGCCTCTACATTGAAATCTTGGTCAGTAAACCGACTAATTGTTTGCTTGCTTTTCATAATTTGTAATACTTATAGATATAACAACATGTTAGAGAAAACTTCTGTTACACTTTAACAAGGTTGGTAACGGTTTTTAATTTCCGCATAACATTAAATAACGATACACTTACCCTAATAACAAAAGCTTTATAAACCAAGGGAAAAACATACTCATGACAAATAAATTTAATTCTGTGGTTGCAGGGTTAGTTTTAGCTGGCATCAGTTCGCTGGCCAGTGCTCAGGACCTAAAAGATAGCTATCAGCTAGCGCTACAAAATGATCCAACAGTATTAAGAGCCGAGGCACAAGTTAAAGCATCCAAAGAGCTGGTTGAACAAGCTCGCTCGCTATTGCTACCGCAAGTTAATGGTGCTGCATCTTATACTATGTCACAAACCGACTTCGATGCCTTCTCGCAAGATGATGACGTACTGCGCCTTGGTGTTAATCTGAATATGGATGTTTATAATCATAGCAGCTGGCTAGGATTGGACATTGCCGACAAACAAGCGCATCAATTTGATATTAACTATCAATTTGTTAAACAACAAATGATCACCCGTGTCACCGAAGCTTATTTTGACGTGCTAGCAGCGATGGATACCTTAGAATTTGCACGAGCAGAAAAAAATCCCATCGAACGTCAATTAGAGCAAACCAAACAGCGGTTTTCTGTTGGCCTAACGGCAATCACTGACGTTCACGAAGCGCAAGCACAATACGATAATTCAGTCGCCAACGAGATTTCCGCACAAAATGACGTGTACACCGCTGAAGAAGTACTACGAGAAATCACGGGGACTTACCCTCGCAATTTAGCGGTATTAAATACCGAACGCTTTAGCGCCGTAACACCATCACCAGCAAGTGCCGAACAATGGCAACAAACCGCCGAAACAAACAATCTGCAGTTAATTAATCAAAAAGTCAGCGTTGACATTGCCAAAGAAAATATTGACTTAGCGCAGTCGGGTCATTATCCAACATTAGCGTTAAGCGGTAGTGTTGGTACCAGTAACAGCGATAGAGATTGCTCGCCAACCAGCTTTTGTAATAGCTTAAATGGCGCCGATGTCGATGACTCTTCCATTGGCTTAAGCTTAAACGTGCCTATTTATTCTGGTGGCCGAACCAGCTCATTAGTACGTCAAGCACAACAAAATTATGTTGTTGCTAGCCAAGATATGCAGCTAACCTACCGCGGTGTTGTACGAGGCTCACGTATCGCCTATAACACCATTGTTGCAACGATCTCGAGCATCAAAGCATTAGAGCAATCAGTCATTTCAGCGGAAAGTGCGTTAAAAGCAACCGAAGCTGGCTTTGAAGTAGGTACTCGTACCATTGTTGATGTGTTAGACCGCACCCAAAGCTTATATAACGCTAAACGTAACCTGTCCAATGCTCGTTACCGCTACATCATTAACATGCTGCGTTTAAAAGAGACTGCTGGCACCATTTCTGATCAAGATGTATTGGCGATTAACCAAGGACTTGTTGCTCAATAACAAGCTACTATTTAGCTCTAGGTATTAGCCAGAAGAAACAAAGGCGACCAGTTGGTCGCCTTTGTTATATAAAAACGTTAACGTATTAACGTTTTCTTGCTTTCGCTTCGTCGCTCCAGCCTTCTGTTTCACGAGCGCGCTTCTTACGTTCGGTGTAAGATAGCTTGCGCTTATGCGCAAACGGGTTCGCTGTGCCCCTAAAGTCAACCTTGACCGGGGTACCCATGATCTTCAGTGACTTTCTAAAGTAGTTGATCAAATAGCGCTTGTAGGAATCAGGTAACTGATTTACTTGGTTACCGTGAATAACGATAAGAGGCGGGTTGTAACCACCTGCATGCGCGTATTTCAGCTTAATACGACGGCCATTGACCAACGGTGGCTGATGATCAAACACTGCCATATCCAAAATCTTGGTTAACATCGCTGTTGATGTGCGCTTGGTCGCCGAATCAAAGGCTTCTTCCACCGATTCAAAGATATGACCAACGCCGGTACCATGTAACGCTGAAATAAAGTGCAAGCGAGCAAAATCAATAAACCCTAAACGACGGTCAATTTCCGATTTAATGCGATCTTTCACATCATTATCAAGACCATCCCACTTGTTAACCACCAAGACTAACGAACGGCCTGAGTTAAGGATGAAGCCCAGTAGGCTCAAATCTTGGTCGGTAATTTCTTCACGCGCATCCATCACCAACAATACCACGTTGGCGTCTTCAATCGCTTTAAGCGTTTTGATCACCGAGAACTTTTCAACCGCCTCATGCATATTCTTACGACGGCGAATACCTGCTGTGTCAATCAGGGTGTAGTTACGCTCATTACGCTCCATTGGAATATAAACACTATCACGTGTTGTGCCTGGCATATCGTAAACGACAACGCGCTCTTCACCTAATATGCGGTTGGTTAAGGTTGATTTACCCACATTCGGTTTACCAACGATAGCCAGCTTGATGGTGTCATCTTGAGCCGTTTCATCGCTGTCATCGAACTCTTCACCTTCGGCCAAATCGACCACGTCATCGTGCTCATACAGTGAATCATCTTCATCGATCTGTTCGCTCGCATCCGCCGCTTTGGCAAATGCCTCAATATGCGGGGCTAGGGCTACATACATTAACTGCGTCACACCTCGGTTATGCGCCGCCGCAATTTGATAAACCGTATCACCCAAGCCAAGCGAATAGAATTCAGCAATGGCCGAGTCAGCGTCAATGCCATCGATTTTATTGGCAACCAAGAATACTTTCTTGCTTTGTTTGCGCAAGTGAGCAGCAATAGCTTCGTCCGCCGACGTCAAACCAGCACGAGCATCGACTAAAAATAAAACCGCATCAGCTTCTTCAATCGCCATCAAAGATTGCTCGGCCATCTTTGCATCGATGCCTTGCTCATTACCTTCAATACCACCGGTATCAATAACGATGAATTGTTCGCCATCCACTTCCGCTTGACCATATTGACGGTCACGGGTAAGTCCCGGAAAGTCGGCAACTAAAGCATCGCGGGTACGCGTTAGACGATTAAACAACGTTGATTTACCAACGTTTGGGCGCCCTACAAGGGCAACAACAGGAAGCATGGCCACCTCAAAAATTCCACCTCAAAAATGAGGAAATTAAAACAACAAACGGCCCCGTAAGTACTTAGGGGCCGTTAATAACTGTAGCAACTCAGACTTATTTTGCCGAGTTTTACATTATAAAATAACTAGTTATTGCTCATTAGCCGTTGGCGTTGCAATAACATCAAAACTACCATCGCGAGCATATACATACAGCAGGTTATCGCGAACCACTGGCGTTGCAAAAATACCACTTGAGTCAACTTGGTAACGAGCAACAATGCGGCCGGTTTGCTTATCGAGCCAATGTAAGTAGCCTTCAAAGTCACCTACGACAACATAATCACCAACACTCACTGCACCAGTCGTTTGGCGATTGGTTAACTGTAAGTTACTCCACTCTTCCATCCCTGTGACACGATTAATAGCATAAACATGTCCTTGAACATCCGTCGCAAAAACTTGGTTATCATCAATCGTAAGCTGACGATACGATGAATATTGACGCTTCCAAACTTCACGGCCACCACGTAAATCAATCGCAGCTAAATTACCATTTGAAGAGATTGCGTAAATTCTATCGCCAACAACAACTGGCGTAGAATCAACATCAACAATGCGTTGTAGCTCGGTTGCACCGCTTGGTTCGCCGATGTCTACTGCCCAACCTTGTTGACCTGTTTCAGCAATATACACAGCTACTTGACCTGTTGCTGAGCCAACAAACACACCGCCACTGCTGGCTGCAATACCACTAATACCGCGCAAGGTTAATGGTGGCACTGCTTGTTCAGCTTTCCACATTGCTTCACCTGTATTGGCATCCAATGCAACCAACACGCCTGAGGCGGTATTTACAATCAGTTTATTATCGCTAAAAACGGGTTTAGCGATGACTTCACCAGCGACCTTAGTCTGCCAAAGTAACTCACCTGAATTAGCGTCTAATGCAAACACATCACCATTTTCACTGCCCCAAACGACTTTGTCGTAACCAGCAACAGCACCACCGGCAATACGTGCAGATACAGCATCATCAAAAAAGCCACGTTTATCGTCGATATCACTTAAATCCACCGACCAAATGGTTTTCCCCGTTTGCTGATCAAAAGCATATGCCTCACCAAAACGGCTACTAACAAACACTTTGTCATAAGCTACCGCAGGTGCAAGACGAGAAAAATAGTGCTCGACACCATTACCAACGGACTCATCCCAAACAACGTTTGGCTCAAAAGCATTATCAATTGCAGTGAGTTGTGCAACTTTACTTGCTTCCTCTTCATCAGTATCCGAAGAAGAACAAGCAACTAGGGTGCTGGCTAATAGTGCAGCACCGATTAAACGCTTATTTAACAGGTTCATAAGCTTCTCCGACTATGAGTTAACAGCGACTGCTAAATCATCCAATTTCATTTGTAACGTCGGGTTACCTTGCAAACCGCCTGCGTCGGCAGCTACTTGGTATTCAGCGCGAGCTTGTTGTTTATTACCTTGCAACAAGTATGCATCGCCCTTAACTTCAGCAACCGCGGCTTTAAATGACTCTGGTAGCGGCTTATTTAGGGTCGCTAATACTTTATCAAAAGCTTGTTGTTGCAATTGCACACGCGCTAAACGTAATGTCGCAATGGCCTTCAACTCGGTGCTCTGGGCTAACGCAACCGCACTGCTCAGCTGTTTTTCAGCTTCAGCAAAGTCGGCCGTTTCAACAGCATCTTTAGCAAGCGCAAACGCAGCAAACACCGCATACACTTGATCAGAGTTATTGTCGATAAATGCTTGCGTATTAGCCTTGTATTCAGCTTCTTTGTTGCTGTAGGCATCCATTGCTTGTTGGTATTGGTATGAGGCTAAGTATTGCGCTTCAAGCTGACTATCTTGGTAGTAGTTCCAGCCAATAAAGCCACCTAAACCAATCACTAAGCCCGCAATTAACGAGTTACCGTTTTCTTGCCAAAAGCTTTTAATCGCTTCAACCTGTTGTTCTTCCGTTTGGTATGTTTCCACGTTACTACCCTTTTATAATAATTCTTTTAATACGTCTGCCACCTCTGCAAATGGCACGGTTTGTTGTTCTTTAGACTGGCGTAAGTACTTAATGGTTGCTTCACCGTTAGCCAGCTCGCTTTCACCGATGATAATCGCCACTTGTGCGCCCGATTTATCAGCTCGCTTTAATTGTTTGTTGAACTTACCGCCACCACAATGGTATTGCAAGCGTAAGTCACTTAATTCATTGCGCCATTGCTCAGCTAACTGTAAGCCTTTAAACTCAGCTGCTTCTCCTGCCATAACCAAGTAAGCATCGGTTGTGCCACGAATATCGCCTAATTTATCAAGCTCAGTTAACATCAACACCAAGCGCTCAATGCCTAACGCAAATCCAACGCCTGGCGTGCCTTTACCACCGAGTTGCTCAACTAAGCCATCGTAACGACCACCCGCACATACGGTACCTTGAGCACCTAAGCTGTCGGTTACCCACTCAAATACCGTGCGATTGTAGTAGTCAAGGCCACGTACTAAACGCTCATTTAATGTGTATTTAACACCGGCAGCGTCAAGGCGCTTACAAAGTTGCTCGAAGTGCTGGCGTGATTCTTCATCTAAGTGCTCAGACAATTTTGGCGCATTCACCAATAATGCCTGCACGTCAGGGGTCTTGGAGTCCAGTACGCGCAATGGATTACTATGCATACGACGTTTGCTATCTTCATCAAGTTGCTCTTGATGTTGTTCTAAAAACGCAACTAAGGCATCGCGATATTCAGCACGCGCTTGATTCGAGCCAAGAGAGTTCAACTCCAGTGTGACAAATTCGCTGATACCAAGTTCCCGCCACAAACGTGCACTTAATAAAATAACTTCCGCGTCAATGTCTGCTGTCGCAATACCAAAGCTTTCAATGCCGAATTGATGAAACTGGCGATAGCGACCTTTTTGTGGGCGCTCGTGACGAAACATTGGCCCCATGTACCATAAACGTTGTTCTTGGTTATATAGAAGACCGTGTTGATTACCAGCGCGAACACAGCTTGCGGTGCCTTCTGGACGCAACGTAAGACTGTCACCGTTGCGATCTTCAAATGTGTACATTTCTTTTTCTACGATATCGGTTACCTCACCAATACCGCGCTTGAACAAGTTAGTCGACTCAACTACGGGCATGCGGATTTCAGCATAACCGTAACTTGCTGCGACACGGCGTAAAACCTGTTCAACCATTTGCCACTTATTGCTTTCACCTGGCAAAAGGTCATTCATTCCTCGGATTGCTTGAATCGCTTTACTCACTCGAATCGTCTCTTAAATTTGTCATTAAAGGCGGGCATTATAGGGGATTTTTGCTTATTCTTACAACAAAATCCCCTAATTAGTCTATCGATTATCGACTATTTTACTTGCTTGATATCGATGCGATTCTGCTCGCTCAACATGTTCGCTTTAGCGCGAATTTTTTGCTCCAGTTGATCGACAATATCGTTATTATCAATACGTTCTTTTTGACGTTCGCCGTCAACATAATAGCCTGACTTTCTCGCTCCACCGGTTAATCCAATATCAGAAATAGTCGCTTCACCTGGGCCATTCACGACACAGCCAATTATTGATACATCCATTGGCGTTAATACGTCTTCTAATCGTTGTTCCAACGCATTGACCGTATTGATCACATCAAACTCTTGGCGCGAGCAACTAGGGCAGGCGATAAAGTTAATACCGCGAGAACGTAAACGTAGTGACTTAAGGATATCAAAGCCGACTTTAATTTCCTCAACTGGATCTGCTGCTAAAGAAACACGTAATGTGTCGCCAATACCTTCAGCTAACAGCATACCTAAGCCAACCGATGATTTAACCGCACCAGAGCGGAAACCACCCGCTTCGGTAATACCAAGGTGCAGCGGATTATCGATTTGTTTTGCCAGTAAACGATAGGCACCAACTGCTAAAAACACATCGGATGCTTTCACGCTCACTTTAAATTGATCGAAGTTTAAGCGGTCGAGAATTTCAACATGGCGAAGCGCCGACTCAACTAACGCTTCTGGCGTTGGTTCACCGTATTTCTCTTGTAGGTCGCGCTCTAAAGAGCCACCATTAACACCAATGCGAATTGGAATATTTTTGTCACGAGCAGCATCCACGACTTGGCGAATACGGTCTTCTTTACCGATATTACCAGGATTAATACGTAAACAGTCGACACCATACTCTGCCACTTTCAGGGCAATACGGTAATCAAAATGAATATCGGCAACTAACGGCACTTTTACCTGTTGTTTAATTTGCTTAAACGCTTCGGCGGCATCCATTGTAGGCACACTGACTCTAACGATATCAGCACCAACATTTTCTAATGAACGAATTTGTGCAACCGTCGCAGCAACATCGGTTGTTTTGGTATTGGTCATCGACTGCACAGAAATAGGTGCATCACCACCGACGGGTACATTACCGACCATAATCTGTTTTGACTTGCGACGAATAATTGGAGATTCACTGAACATAATGACACTTGGACCTGTAGGTCTAATTAATTAATAAAACAAAGCCGCCATAGTGTAACATGGCGGCTAAATAATCCTATGCTTTTAACCGTTATTGGTTAATTTTCTTGCGCTGGCCAAACAAACTTAGCAACCTGACCTTTTCGGTAATTACTTAAGTCATACGGTTTACCATCGATCGTTAGCGTCACTAACTCTGGCGCCCCTAAGGTAAAGTTAATTGGTGGTTGCCCTTGTACAGACAATACATACCCCTGATTTTTAATGCCATACGCTAAGCGCTCACCTGCTGCGTCATAAATATTCACCCAACAATCACCAGCAAAGCTCATCACCACCACATGACCTGTTCCGGCTTCCAGTTGATCAACAATGATCTGTTGCTGCCCAGTTTGGTTATTCACCTGAGGCTCGCTACCCTGCTGTACAGAGCCCATGTGCTGCTCAAATACCTCATCCTGTGTTTCTTCAGATTGCGTCGTCTGGTCGATACTGGTACTTATTGAAGCCGGTGTATTGGTGGCAGGCTGGGCAATACTCGCGCCAACATCCTCAGCCGTCGCTTGGCTATTTAACACATCGGTATTAACAACCTCTACTCGGGCTTGATTACCTTGCGCAGTCGTACTGGCATCATCCGGATTTGAATCCGCGGTTAAGACCGTTGTTGGTAAGGTCGCGGCTTCAATATTGCTTGCCTTTTTGCTGGCTGCCTGCTGAGCCCACCAGATGACCGTCAATGCTAATAAAACGGCAACAATGAGGTAAATCGCAATCATTAGGCGATTATTTTCCGCTCGTTTACGAGTTCCCTGTGAAAACGAGGTCATTGTCGCAGCCGCGGGTTCGTTACCCGTTAGCGAGTCGTAGCGTGAGATAACCTCTTCTTCGCTGACATCAACCAATTTGGCATAATTACGCAAATACCCACGGATAAAGGTTTTTGGCGTTTTAGGATCTATTCTGTCCGCTTCTATATCTTCAACCAAGCTAGGGCGCAAGTTTAACTTGTGAGCGACTTCATCCTCACTTAGATTCAATGCATTACGCGCATCTTTTAACATGCGCCCAGGTCCTATCACCTGGATATCGCTATCATTTGCGGTTTTATCAGTATCTTGGCTCATATTCTATTTTGGTTTCTTCACTCGGATCTTTTGACCAACGCTAATATTCTCACTAAGTAAGTCATTCCAGCGACGTAACGTCGCAATAGTGACATTGTACTTTATCGATATTCGATACAAATTATCGCCAGGTTTCACAACATGTACATCAGTGTCTTTGGGCTGCGTCGCGGTCGACGTTTGAGGTACAACACGACTCACTGCTGACGACTTAGCTACTGGCTGCTGTGAAGTCTGTACTGGCGTGACTACGGCGCTGCGATTATGGTTTGACGAATTAGCGAGCTGATTCGCCTGCTTGTGGTTGGCCGGTTGACTTGCTGCCCCCACAGGTGACGTCACTGGTGTCACGGTTGCTTTTGACGAAGCCGGCTGCTTTGTAACCTGACCTGTTACCGTTGTGGTAACAGCTTGTTTTTCCACTTGCGGTCGCATCGCTACATTTTCAACCACCATTTGCTCGTCAGGCAATGCTTCAATAACCATTTGCGCCCCCCCCTGGTTATTCGGCGTCTGTAGTTTTTCAACGCCAACAGTGCCATTCGAGGCGCGCTTATCCTCTATAATAATAGGCTGTTTGTTTACTTTCGCGCCAGATTTCAGCAAAGTATATTTTTTATATTGAGTTGCCAACTCATCGGCATCGATTGTCGCCAGTTCGTTATCAAGGTATTGCTTCGCTTCATTAGATTCTGGAAACATATTCAATAACATGGTCGCGTAATTATCGGCAATCTCGTCATTGCCAAGATTTTTGTGTACTTTAAAACTTAACGCGATCGCCTGCGCAGTAAAGCGACGGGTAGCTAGTTCATATCGACTTAAATAGTCTGAAGCTTGGGCAAATGCTTGTTTTGCATACTGTAGCTGCGCCATTTGCAATAAACTACTGGCGCTATTTGGGCTGTGTAAAATACTGCGCTTCAAGGCCTCTTCGGCTTTTGAAAAATGCGGTTTTTTCAAATAACACAACGCAATATTTTGATATGTTTCAGAGACGCGAATATAGGTTGGCACACGAATCGCGCGCTTAAAATAGGTTTCGGCTTCTTCTATACGGTTTTGGCGACACAAAAATACGCCAAAATTATTAAGACTGTCGGCATCTTGCTCTGCCAGTTGCAACGCATGCAAATAGGCTTCTTCAGCCTGCTCATTTTCACCAACACGCTCAAAGTAATGACCAAAAGCGCGATACACATCAGCCAACTCAGGGGCAAATTGACGTGCTTTTTCTAAGTTGAATTTGGCCTGCGCAGTATTGCCCATATCCAAATAACCTAGCGCTAATGAGATGCGAGTCTTCGCCAGTTGTTCGTCACTATAATCTTTAGTGACAACAGGTTCATCATCCGCAAAATTTTGCGTTACACAACCGGATAAACCCAGCGTATTAAATACAAAGGCAAGAGCCAGGAAGCGCTTGCCTGACTTAGGTAGACGTTTGGACATAATTTAGCTCTAAGGTATTATTTTTATTATTGCCAACAAGGTAATCTAAACACAGGCTTACCCTTTGCTGTGTAGATTACCTTGCCTGTCGCTAAATTACATCACTTTAAGTGAAATTTCTTCACTGTTTTGCAGTTGCTTCTTCACTGCGCGCTTAGTTCTATCTTTAATATCACCGGCAAGTTGACCACACGCAGCATCGATATCATCACCGCGTGTACGACGAGTAATCACCGTAAAACCATAGCTTTGTAAGACCTTATCAAAGCGGTCAATACGAG from Thalassotalea sp. Sam97 harbors:
- the hisS gene encoding histidine--tRNA ligase is translated as MSKAIQAIRGMNDLLPGESNKWQMVEQVLRRVAASYGYAEIRMPVVESTNLFKRGIGEVTDIVEKEMYTFEDRNGDSLTLRPEGTASCVRAGNQHGLLYNQEQRLWYMGPMFRHERPQKGRYRQFHQFGIESFGIATADIDAEVILLSARLWRELGISEFVTLELNSLGSNQARAEYRDALVAFLEQHQEQLDEDSKRRMHSNPLRVLDSKTPDVQALLVNAPKLSEHLDEESRQHFEQLCKRLDAAGVKYTLNERLVRGLDYYNRTVFEWVTDSLGAQGTVCAGGRYDGLVEQLGGKGTPGVGFALGIERLVLMLTELDKLGDIRGTTDAYLVMAGEAAEFKGLQLAEQWRNELSDLRLQYHCGGGKFNKQLKRADKSGAQVAIIIGESELANGEATIKYLRQSKEQQTVPFAEVADVLKELL
- the ispG gene encoding flavodoxin-dependent (E)-4-hydroxy-3-methylbut-2-enyl-diphosphate synthase, yielding MFSESPIIRRKSKQIMVGNVPVGGDAPISVQSMTNTKTTDVAATVAQIRSLENVGADIVRVSVPTMDAAEAFKQIKQQVKVPLVADIHFDYRIALKVAEYGVDCLRINPGNIGKEDRIRQVVDAARDKNIPIRIGVNGGSLERDLQEKYGEPTPEALVESALRHVEILDRLNFDQFKVSVKASDVFLAVGAYRLLAKQIDNPLHLGITEAGGFRSGAVKSSVGLGMLLAEGIGDTLRVSLAADPVEEIKVGFDILKSLRLRSRGINFIACPSCSRQEFDVINTVNALEQRLEDVLTPMDVSIIGCVVNGPGEATISDIGLTGGARKSGYYVDGERQKERIDNNDIVDQLEQKIRAKANMLSEQNRIDIKQVK
- a CDS encoding RodZ domain-containing protein is translated as MSQDTDKTANDSDIQVIGPGRMLKDARNALNLSEDEVAHKLNLRPSLVEDIEADRIDPKTPKTFIRGYLRNYAKLVDVSEEEVISRYDSLTGNEPAAATMTSFSQGTRKRAENNRLMIAIYLIVAVLLALTVIWWAQQAASKKASNIEAATLPTTVLTADSNPDDASTTAQGNQARVEVVNTDVLNSQATAEDVGASIAQPATNTPASISTSIDQTTQSEETQDEVFEQHMGSVQQGSEPQVNNQTGQQQIIVDQLEAGTGHVVVMSFAGDCWVNIYDAAGERLAYGIKNQGYVLSVQGQPPINFTLGAPELVTLTIDGKPYDLSNYRKGQVAKFVWPAQEN
- the pilW gene encoding type IV pilus biogenesis/stability protein PilW, producing MSKRLPKSGKRFLALAFVFNTLGLSGCVTQNFADDEPVVTKDYSDEQLAKTRISLALGYLDMGNTAQAKFNLEKARQFAPELADVYRAFGHYFERVGENEQAEEAYLHALQLAEQDADSLNNFGVFLCRQNRIEEAETYFKRAIRVPTYIRVSETYQNIALCYLKKPHFSKAEEALKRSILHSPNSASSLLQMAQLQYAKQAFAQASDYLSRYELATRRFTAQAIALSFKVHKNLGNDEIADNYATMLLNMFPESNEAKQYLDNELATIDADELATQYKKYTLLKSGAKVNKQPIIIEDKRASNGTVGVEKLQTPNNQGGAQMVIEALPDEQMVVENVAMRPQVEKQAVTTTVTGQVTKQPASSKATVTPVTSPVGAASQPANHKQANQLANSSNHNRSAVVTPVQTSQQPVAKSSAVSRVVPQTSTATQPKDTDVHVVKPGDNLYRISIKYNVTIATLRRWNDLLSENISVGQKIRVKKPK